A window of Campylobacter concisus genomic DNA:
TAAAATTACTACCGACTTTATCTCTGACACGCTTAACGAAGGTCCTAATAGCAGCCTCTGTCACGCTCTCGCCAACCCAAACAACATTTTTTATTTCATCGTGAAGTACAAGCGTACCAAGTCTTTTTATGAGTAAAGATATAAATGCAAGTTCTTTTTTTGTAAGAGAAATTTCAACACCATCTCTGATAAGTACACGTTTTATTTTATTAAAACTATATCCATTTGTAACCTGAATAATATTTGCTGTTTCTATCTTATTTTTAGCAACATTTTCTAACGTAACCAAAAAATCATCAAGATCAATCGGCTTTAAAACGTATTTATCAATACCAACATCTATCGCTTTTAGAAGTGTTTCTTTTTCACTATTTGTGCTAAAAACTATAATAGGTGTATCTTTTGAAATTTCTTTAATACATTTAGCCATATCAAGGCCATTCATTATAGGCATAAAAACGTCTGTTATAACCATATTTGGATTATATTTTTTAAATTTCTTAAGTCCTTCATCGCCATTTTGAGCAGTGATAACTTTTTCGAATTTATCTCGCATAACTTCTTGTACTATTTTTTTACCATCTCCCTCATTCTCAACGATAAGAACGGTTAGATTATTAAGAATCTTGCTCATTTATTCTTCCTTTTTGGTTATATTTATCAAACATCATAAATTTTGACGCAACTAACAATTATCTCTCTTACTTTAACTATCTTAGGCATTTGCTCTATATCCTAAAAATGATAGATAAATTCCATTTATTATCATTATGCTAGCCGAAATCTTAAACATTATGTCTTTAAATTTTTCATTTAAAATTCCAAATACAAAGCTAGCTAAAAGCATAGCTGGCAATGTACAAAGACCAAATACAAGCATTATAAAAGCCGAATCAATAAAATTTGCACTTAAAATCCCAAGTACCAAAAAATAATAAACCACACCACAAGGCAAAAAGCCATTTAAAAAACCAAGTAATAAAAAATTTGCTAAATTTTTCTTTTGAATCCTCGTTTTTGCAATTCTTACTACAAAATTAAGCGCCTTTTGATTCTCCACAAATTTTAAAAGCTCACCCCTAAAAAGTAAGGCAATGCCGATAAACGCGATCACTAAGCCAATTATGAAAAATATCACACCTCTTGCTTGCATGTTAAAGCTAATAACAGCTCCAAAGGCACCAAACAAAGCTCCTAAAACTACATAAGCAAAAATTCTAGCTAGACTATAAAGTGTGCTTAGCATTAAAATTTCTATTTTATTCTTACCTTTAAAAAATAGAGTCTGCAAGCTCAAAAAACCGCTGCACATACCCACACAATGACTAAAGCTACTTAAAAATGCAACCGAGATAATCATGTAAAGGTTTATATTTTGCATCTTATAAAATTTCTAAAAACTGCTTAAATATATATTTACTCTCACTTGGACCACCACTTGCTTCTGGGTGGTGCTGAACTGAAAAGATCGGATAGTCTTTGTATCTCACACCCTCAATTGTGTTGTCAAATAAATTTCTATGAGTCACAACCGCTATTTCAGCGATGCTCTCTGGCACGTTGTAGTTGTGATTTTGTGTTGTTATCTCAATTGCTTTTGTCTCTAAATTTAGCACTGGGTGATTTGCTCCGTGCTGACCAAATTTAAGCTTATATGTCTCGTACCCAAAGGCGTTTGAGAGTAACTGATGTCCAAGGCAAATGCCAAATATAGGTATCTTAGCCTCAATCATCTTTTTGATCTCGCCTATTTCAGCCTTTAAATTTTTTGGCTCACCAGGACCATTTGATAAAAACACCCCATTTATCTCGCCATTTTTAAATTTTTCTATCAAAATTTCAGCCTTAGTGTCGTGTGGCACTACGATGACTTCAAGACCAGTTTCACATAGCTCGTTTAGGATATTTCTCTTTACACCAAAGTCAAAAACAGCTATCTTTTTACCAATACTTTTTAGCGGCTTATATGACTTTAAATTTCTATCCCAAGCGCCTTTTTTATGCTCATACTCGTCCATCGCGCTAACTGTTTTCACGTAGTTTATATTTTCAATACGCCCGCTACTTTCAAGCCTGCGTTTTAGCTCATCTTTATCACTTATCTGCGTTGAGATATAGGCCATAAGCGCACCCTCGTCACGTAGCATCTTTGTTAAATACCTAGTATCAACGTCATAAACGCCAAATTTACCTTGCTCTTCAAAAAATTTTCCCAAAGATTTTTGCGAGCGGTAGTTTGATGGAATTTCATTGTAGCTTCTCATTATAACGCCACTTGCATGAATTCTAAGACTCTCCATATCGTCTTCGTTTATACCTACTATGCCTATTTCTGGCATAGTAAAGACGATAAACTGACCAGCATAGCTTGGATCGCTCATGATCTCTTCGTAGCCAGTCATTGAGGTATTAAAGACGAGCTCACCTGCACACTCGCCGTGAGCACCAAAAGCTTTTGCTTCTAAAAAAACACCATTTTCAATATAAATGTAAGCTTTCATTAAAGCATGCCTCTTTTTTTAAGCTCATCTTGATACAAACGCTCAAAGACAAGATCATATTCATCAGTTCCTGGGATTAGCTTATGTTTATAATTTTGTATCATTTCATAAACATCATCTTCTATCTTCTCATAGCTTTTTAAGTACTCGTCTATTGAGTTATAAATCACATTTTTTACGCGATTTTCAGATACATTATAATCAACAAGACCGCTCTTCCAAATATTTTCAAGCACTTTGTGAGCGATATTGCTAAATCTATCTTCGTGGGTTAAGATTACATCAAATTCGCCTGCAAGCTTCTTTTTAACGAGCCAAAACATATTTTTGCGGTCAATTTGCATAGTTTGCATCTCGTCTTCATTTTTCTCCAAAAGCTCATTTACTCGCTCATCTAAAGCTCTTTCTTTTTGAATATCAACTGTTAAAATTTCACTTGTTTTTGCTACGATTGGCTCAATACCTTTATTTAGTCTTACGAAACCACAATTTAGAAGATCTATTGCTATTTTATGTGAAATATACGGAACGTGTGGGAGTTTTAAACGCATTTTAAACCTTTAAATTTTTATGCCATTTTAACTAAATAAAGGTAAAACTTTACTTTGAAATTTTAACGACTTTATTATTATCGCTTCTTAAAAAATAAATTTCTCTTCGTCCTTCATAAAGTATCTTTCCATCAGTCTTTTGCTCATTTTCTAAATTTGATGAGATTTCTAAAGATAGCGATTTGCTCATAAAATAATTCTCTCCTAAAGTGCGTCCAAAGTCAGGATACCAACTAAAAGCACAAACTATCAGCAAAACTAAATAAAAGGCTCTAAAAATTTTTCTAAATGGCGCGTAAAAAAAGCAATATCCAAATATAAAAAATACAGGTAAAAGCCATAAGAAAGGTACGTTATCAACAAAAATAACATTAAAATACTCGCTTATACCATAGTAAGAAAAGTAGTTGTTGTAAATTCCAACAAATAGCGTAAAAATAGGAGCAAGGACGAATATAATACCCGCAAAAAAAGCATTTAAAATTTTCATAATCTCTCCTTTTGAGTGAGATTATATTAAACATAAGCTTTAATATTACTAGATTGATGAAAGCTAGACTAAAATTCAAAGCAAAATGCCATATATGGACATCTACTGCTTCCAACAATACTTTAAAAACAGTTTAGCTATAAGCTAAACTGCCTTAAATTTATTATTTTTTAGATAAATACTCTTGCAAGCTTTTTACCTCAAGTGCTTTGCCAGTTTGTACCGAGCTTAGCGACTTAGCGGCCGCGAGTGCTGCGCGAATCGTTGTGAAATATGGAATTTT
This region includes:
- a CDS encoding DUF507 family protein, with protein sequence MRLKLPHVPYISHKIAIDLLNCGFVRLNKGIEPIVAKTSEILTVDIQKERALDERVNELLEKNEDEMQTMQIDRKNMFWLVKKKLAGEFDVILTHEDRFSNIAHKVLENIWKSGLVDYNVSENRVKNVIYNSIDEYLKSYEKIEDDVYEMIQNYKHKLIPGTDEYDLVFERLYQDELKKRGML
- a CDS encoding isoleucyl-tRNA synthetase, with protein sequence MKILNAFFAGIIFVLAPIFTLFVGIYNNYFSYYGISEYFNVIFVDNVPFLWLLPVFFIFGYCFFYAPFRKIFRAFYLVLLIVCAFSWYPDFGRTLGENYFMSKSLSLEISSNLENEQKTDGKILYEGRREIYFLRSDNNKVVKISK
- a CDS encoding sulfite exporter TauE/SafE family protein; this translates as MQNINLYMIISVAFLSSFSHCVGMCSGFLSLQTLFFKGKNKIEILMLSTLYSLARIFAYVVLGALFGAFGAVISFNMQARGVIFFIIGLVIAFIGIALLFRGELLKFVENQKALNFVVRIAKTRIQKKNLANFLLLGFLNGFLPCGVVYYFLVLGILSANFIDSAFIMLVFGLCTLPAMLLASFVFGILNEKFKDIMFKISASIMIINGIYLSFLGYRANA
- a CDS encoding response regulator transcription factor gives rise to the protein MSKILNNLTVLIVENEGDGKKIVQEVMRDKFEKVITAQNGDEGLKKFKKYNPNMVITDVFMPIMNGLDMAKCIKEISKDTPIIVFSTNSEKETLLKAIDVGIDKYVLKPIDLDDFLVTLENVAKNKIETANIIQVTNGYSFNKIKRVLIRDGVEISLTKKELAFISLLIKRLGTLVLHDEIKNVVWVGESVTEAAIRTFVKRVRDKVGSNFIKNVPGLGYKIDRRLS
- the carA gene encoding glutamine-hydrolyzing carbamoyl-phosphate synthase small subunit translates to MKAYIYIENGVFLEAKAFGAHGECAGELVFNTSMTGYEEIMSDPSYAGQFIVFTMPEIGIVGINEDDMESLRIHASGVIMRSYNEIPSNYRSQKSLGKFFEEQGKFGVYDVDTRYLTKMLRDEGALMAYISTQISDKDELKRRLESSGRIENINYVKTVSAMDEYEHKKGAWDRNLKSYKPLKSIGKKIAVFDFGVKRNILNELCETGLEVIVVPHDTKAEILIEKFKNGEINGVFLSNGPGEPKNLKAEIGEIKKMIEAKIPIFGICLGHQLLSNAFGYETYKLKFGQHGANHPVLNLETKAIEITTQNHNYNVPESIAEIAVVTHRNLFDNTIEGVRYKDYPIFSVQHHPEASGGPSESKYIFKQFLEIL